One genomic region from Methanocaldococcus fervens AG86 encodes:
- a CDS encoding ADP-ribosylglycohydrolase family protein has product MEKMKDKVFGSVFGAVIGDALGMPTENLTRDEIRKIYGFVDDYVEPKNYLAGKLSKGEWTDDTEQAICIIKSLTKEGVDIKKFANCLIAWKNKNPPDIGITSLTAIEKLENNDYSGVNSSSCGAAMRIYPLGIVFYNNLKKLKEEVIKVSKITHNNKTAIAGALAVAFFVSSALRDEKDFSLLDSCYEYIKDVDEEFAKKLLELKNFKSKDFFDIYDYFGTGVLTEEVVPSAIATYLLTSNFENGMLKCINAGGDTDSLASMYGAMAGAYYGFKSIPKKWINGLKNRDYIYKLAKKLYELVL; this is encoded by the coding sequence ATGGAAAAAATGAAAGATAAAGTATTTGGTTCTGTTTTTGGGGCAGTTATTGGAGATGCTTTAGGAATGCCTACTGAAAATTTAACAAGAGATGAAATAAGAAAAATATATGGATTTGTAGATGATTACGTTGAGCCGAAAAATTATTTAGCTGGAAAGCTAAGTAAAGGAGAGTGGACTGACGATACAGAGCAGGCAATATGTATAATAAAAAGCTTAACAAAAGAAGGAGTGGATATAAAAAAATTTGCTAACTGCTTGATAGCATGGAAAAATAAAAATCCCCCAGATATTGGCATAACATCTTTAACTGCTATTGAAAAATTAGAAAACAATGATTATTCTGGAGTTAATAGCAGTAGTTGCGGGGCTGCAATGAGGATATATCCATTAGGAATTGTATTTTACAACAACTTAAAAAAACTAAAAGAGGAAGTTATAAAGGTATCGAAGATAACCCATAACAACAAAACAGCAATTGCTGGAGCTTTGGCTGTGGCATTTTTTGTTAGCTCTGCATTAAGAGATGAGAAGGATTTTAGCTTATTAGACAGCTGTTACGAATATATAAAAGATGTGGATGAGGAATTTGCCAAAAAACTATTGGAACTTAAAAATTTTAAAAGCAAGGATTTCTTTGATATTTATGATTATTTTGGAACAGGTGTTTTAACTGAGGAAGTTGTTCCCTCAGCAATAGCAACTTATTTATTAACGAGCAATTTTGAAAATGGAATGTTGAAATGTATAAACGCTGGTGGAGATACTGACAGCTTAGCCTCTATGTATGGGGCAATGGCTGGAGCTTATTATGGTTTTAAAAGTATTCCAAAAAAATGGATTAATGGCTTAAAAAATAGAGACTATATTTATAAGCTTGCCAAAAAATTGTATGAACTAGTTCTCTAA
- the vhuG gene encoding F420-non-reducing hydrogenase subunit VhuG has translation MITLAVKVGMIQLCSCSGCHVSLLDLHDKLLEVLPNLEIVYAPIIADPKEIPEGIDVFLVEGGIRNEHDEHLIHEIREKSKIVIAWGSCAAFGGIPGLANLYTKEEILNTVYSTDSTENKGEIPSEEVPPLEEYVKPISDFVKVDYVIPGCPPTPEMIASAIVALLNGEEPKLPTKIVCDECPRKKENVFPEKFKRTYEGKPDPEKCLFEQGYTCLGFATRAGCGAKCPSAGVPCRGCFGKTDKSLDLGANAANVLANAGEAALEIPDKVALLNRFTLPAALINRKVK, from the coding sequence GTGATTACCTTGGCAGTTAAGGTGGGGATGATTCAGTTATGTTCATGTTCTGGGTGTCACGTTTCTTTATTAGATTTGCACGATAAGTTATTGGAGGTTCTACCAAATTTAGAGATTGTATACGCCCCAATAATTGCAGACCCTAAGGAGATTCCTGAAGGAATAGATGTATTTTTAGTTGAAGGAGGAATAAGAAACGAGCACGATGAGCATTTAATCCATGAAATAAGAGAAAAATCAAAGATTGTCATTGCTTGGGGAAGCTGTGCTGCTTTTGGAGGAATACCAGGTTTAGCTAACTTATACACAAAAGAAGAAATATTAAATACAGTATACTCAACCGATTCAACTGAAAACAAGGGGGAGATTCCTTCTGAAGAAGTTCCTCCATTAGAAGAGTACGTTAAACCAATAAGTGATTTTGTTAAAGTAGATTATGTCATTCCAGGATGTCCTCCAACACCAGAAATGATTGCAAGTGCAATTGTTGCATTATTGAATGGAGAAGAGCCAAAATTACCAACAAAGATTGTATGTGATGAATGTCCAAGAAAAAAAGAAAATGTATTCCCAGAGAAGTTTAAGAGAACTTATGAAGGAAAACCAGATCCAGAAAAATGTTTGTTTGAACAAGGATACACTTGCCTAGGGTTTGCTACAAGAGCTGGATGTGGAGCGAAGTGTCCAAGTGCAGGAGTTCCATGCAGGGGATGCTTCGGTAAGACAGACAAATCATTGGACTTAGGAGCTAATGCAGCTAACGTATTAGCTAACGCTGGAGAAGCTGCTTTAGAAATCCCAGATAAAGTAGCATTATTAAACAGATTCACACTACCTGCTGCTTTAATTAATAGAAAGGTAAAATAA
- a CDS encoding CoB--CoM heterodisulfide reductase iron-sulfur subunit A family protein, which translates to MSPRVGVFVCYCGANINGVVDCEAVRDFAEKLDGVVVAKTYPFMCADPGQNLIKEAIKEYNLDRVVVAACTPKIHEPTFRNCIKEAGLSPYYLEFVNIREHCSFVHMNEPEKATKKAMELVAGAVERAKRLEDVPQKIVDVDKSCLIIGGGIAGIQAALDLGDQGYKVYLVEKEPSIGGRMAQLAKTFPTDDCAMUILAPKMVSVANHPNVELITYAEVKNVEGYIGNFEVTIEKKPRYVDEDVCTGCGACAAVCPIEVPNEFDLGLGTRKAIYVPFPQAVPLIYTIDMEHCIRCGLCEKACGPGAIRYDQKPEEIKLKVGTIICAVGYDEFDATLKEEYGYGVYDNVITTLELERMINPAGPTGGHEIRPSDGKHPHRVVFIQCVGSRDAKVGKPYCSRICCMFALKNAQLIKQHDPSTEVYICYMDIRAFGKGYEEYYRRAQEQFGVKFIRGRPACVMEDPETKNLIVRVEDTLLGEIVEIEADLVVLSAGLSARPENPKLAKMLGLELSPDGFFKELHPKLAPVNTKVDGIAIAGVAQGPKDIPDTVAQAKGAASAVAIPMAQGEFRIEMIRAVVDEDVCGGCQVCAKMCPYNAISYVEKDGHLVAQVNDVACKGCGACAGACPSGAMQLRYYRDEQIISFIDGVLEAHQKLES; encoded by the coding sequence ATGTCCCCAAGAGTTGGGGTATTTGTCTGTTACTGTGGAGCAAACATCAACGGTGTTGTTGATTGTGAAGCAGTGAGAGATTTTGCTGAAAAGCTAGATGGAGTAGTTGTAGCTAAAACCTATCCTTTTATGTGTGCTGACCCAGGACAAAACTTGATTAAAGAGGCAATAAAAGAATACAACCTCGATAGAGTTGTTGTCGCTGCATGTACACCAAAAATTCACGAACCTACTTTTAGAAACTGTATAAAAGAAGCAGGGTTATCTCCATACTACTTGGAGTTCGTTAACATTAGAGAACACTGTTCTTTTGTTCACATGAATGAGCCAGAAAAGGCAACCAAAAAAGCAATGGAATTGGTTGCAGGAGCTGTTGAAAGAGCTAAAAGATTAGAAGATGTTCCACAAAAAATTGTAGATGTTGATAAATCTTGTTTAATTATTGGAGGAGGTATTGCTGGAATTCAGGCAGCTCTTGATTTAGGAGACCAAGGTTATAAAGTATATTTAGTTGAGAAGGAGCCATCAATTGGAGGAAGAATGGCTCAGCTTGCTAAGACATTCCCAACTGACGATTGTGCTATGTGAATTTTGGCTCCAAAGATGGTTAGCGTTGCAAACCACCCCAATGTTGAGCTCATAACCTATGCCGAAGTTAAAAATGTTGAAGGATACATTGGAAACTTTGAAGTTACAATTGAAAAGAAACCAAGATATGTTGATGAAGATGTCTGTACCGGATGTGGGGCTTGTGCCGCTGTATGTCCAATTGAAGTGCCAAACGAGTTTGACTTGGGTTTAGGTACAAGAAAAGCTATTTACGTTCCATTCCCACAGGCAGTTCCTTTAATCTACACAATCGATATGGAGCACTGTATAAGATGTGGACTATGTGAAAAAGCTTGTGGTCCAGGAGCTATAAGATATGATCAAAAACCTGAAGAAATCAAATTAAAAGTAGGAACTATCATCTGTGCAGTTGGTTACGACGAATTTGATGCTACATTGAAAGAAGAGTATGGATATGGAGTTTATGATAACGTCATAACCACATTAGAATTAGAGAGAATGATCAACCCAGCAGGGCCAACAGGAGGACACGAAATAAGACCAAGTGACGGAAAGCATCCTCACAGAGTTGTGTTCATCCAGTGTGTTGGTTCAAGGGATGCAAAAGTCGGAAAGCCATACTGTTCAAGAATCTGCTGTATGTTCGCTTTGAAGAATGCTCAGTTAATTAAGCAGCACGACCCAAGCACCGAAGTATATATCTGCTACATGGATATCAGAGCGTTTGGTAAGGGATATGAGGAGTATTACAGAAGAGCTCAAGAGCAGTTTGGTGTTAAGTTTATCAGAGGAAGACCAGCTTGTGTAATGGAAGATCCAGAAACAAAGAACTTAATTGTTAGAGTAGAAGATACATTACTTGGAGAAATCGTAGAGATTGAAGCAGATTTAGTTGTATTGTCAGCTGGTTTATCAGCAAGACCAGAGAATCCAAAATTGGCTAAGATGCTCGGTTTAGAATTAAGCCCAGATGGATTCTTCAAAGAGTTGCATCCAAAGTTAGCTCCAGTTAATACAAAAGTTGATGGTATAGCAATTGCTGGAGTTGCTCAAGGACCTAAGGATATTCCAGATACTGTAGCTCAAGCTAAAGGGGCTGCAAGTGCTGTAGCAATACCAATGGCACAGGGAGAATTCAGAATTGAAATGATTAGGGCTGTTGTTGATGAAGATGTCTGTGGAGGATGTCAAGTTTGTGCTAAGATGTGTCCATACAACGCTATAAGCTATGTTGAAAAAGATGGGCACTTAGTAGCTCAAGTCAATGACGTTGCTTGTAAAGGATGTGGTGCATGTGCTGGAGCATGTCCAAGTGGAGCAATGCAGTTAAGATACTATAGAGATGAGCAAATCATCTCGTTTATTGATGGAGTATTAGAAGCTCACCAAAAATTAGAAAGCTAA
- the vhuU gene encoding F420-non-reducing hydrogenase selenoprotein subunit VhuU, producing the protein MAEKSTVKVDEVKLNLIEVVLRAYDPUYSCAAHIIVKDEKGNKIIEVVRE; encoded by the coding sequence ATGGCTGAAAAGAGCACAGTCAAAGTTGATGAAGTAAAGTTAAACCTAATTGAAGTTGTATTAAGAGCTTACGACCCTTGATACTCATGTGCTGCCCACATAATAGTTAAAGATGAGAAAGGAAACAAAATTATAGAGGTTGTCAGGGAATAA
- the vhuB gene encoding F420-non-reducing hydrogenase associated-polyferredoxin VhuB: MNITIQNDACLVCYACQAECPTKAIDIDNFKVCNLCMQCVNVCPNGALVEEEVEINGKTVKRVNYLAHKCEKCGNCAEACPVGIKKVDDEFPYSKGHCVLCQKCIDVCPIEIISLPGIIDKPRREVKAPKDPIAVTDACVGCGVCVPECPVNAISIEDNKAVIDKSKCIYCSICAQTCPWNAIYVAGRIPKKRRKEVKSFKVEAEKCIYCLKCVEVCPGDMIKVDNENMIVVPPKSCPACGLCVNICPVNALELDVKLSSPHPITDEGLVIVEEDYEVLKKCASVCPTEAIVVDDEKKEVKMCIVCGACTVACPTGALKLGKIEHNGKEYNRIEFSPYLCDKCGKCVEVCPMKTLKLADDEKLPLKGYCVMCLLCLSCAEGEKKKVLELR, translated from the coding sequence ATGAACATAACAATCCAGAATGATGCTTGTTTGGTCTGCTATGCTTGTCAGGCAGAATGTCCGACTAAAGCGATAGACATAGACAATTTTAAAGTTTGTAATTTATGCATGCAGTGCGTTAACGTTTGTCCGAATGGAGCGTTGGTAGAGGAGGAAGTAGAGATTAACGGAAAGACTGTAAAGAGGGTTAATTACTTAGCTCACAAGTGTGAGAAGTGTGGAAATTGTGCGGAAGCTTGCCCTGTAGGGATTAAGAAGGTTGATGATGAATTCCCTTACTCGAAAGGGCATTGTGTCCTCTGCCAAAAGTGTATTGACGTCTGTCCAATCGAAATTATCTCCTTACCTGGAATCATCGATAAGCCAAGAAGAGAAGTTAAGGCTCCAAAGGATCCGATAGCAGTTACGGACGCTTGTGTTGGTTGTGGAGTTTGCGTTCCAGAATGTCCTGTAAATGCTATTAGCATTGAGGACAATAAAGCAGTTATCGATAAGAGTAAGTGTATCTACTGTAGTATTTGTGCTCAAACATGTCCATGGAATGCTATCTATGTGGCTGGAAGAATACCTAAGAAGAGGAGGAAGGAAGTTAAGAGCTTTAAAGTCGAAGCTGAGAAGTGTATTTATTGCCTAAAATGTGTCGAAGTTTGTCCTGGAGACATGATTAAGGTTGATAACGAAAACATGATTGTCGTTCCTCCAAAATCATGTCCTGCTTGTGGTTTGTGTGTGAATATTTGCCCAGTCAATGCTTTAGAATTGGATGTTAAGTTAAGCTCACCACATCCAATAACAGATGAGGGTTTAGTTATTGTAGAAGAGGATTACGAGGTTTTGAAGAAGTGTGCTTCTGTATGCCCAACTGAGGCTATTGTAGTGGATGATGAGAAGAAGGAAGTTAAGATGTGTATTGTCTGTGGGGCATGTACTGTCGCATGTCCAACAGGGGCTTTAAAGCTTGGTAAGATTGAACATAACGGAAAAGAATACAATAGGATTGAATTCAGCCCATACTTATGCGATAAGTGTGGAAAGTGTGTTGAAGTCTGTCCAATGAAGACTTTGAAGTTAGCTGACGATGAAAAACTGCCATTGAAAGGATACTGTGTAATGTGCCTCCTCTGCCTATCATGCGCAGAAGGAGAGAAAAAGAAAGTTTTAGAATTGAGATAA
- a CDS encoding DUF4013 domain-containing protein gives MRKFEDYIIESFKYAFSDIKKGIVGGLLLSISEVFSILFSVFMIATDVSSNIPNFEILTSLLTVMAVGFLISLIIGFIIDGYYVRVMKTTVEGFNNLPEWNNFADLFVKGILYVIGSLILAVVFLIVPIILLFVSILLATQSNSIGLAFLIISFVIFGILLIALIFYLPLAEVNFSVKGFLGFFEFKKIFKLMSVKYVLLVIVVTIIVLIIGLIASAPFMLMEILTNPNVPHHNAVIPPTLLAIQLISAIVSGFIGFFMSLFSKRAIALYYKDNIEEEKEELEN, from the coding sequence ATGAGAAAATTTGAAGACTATATCATTGAATCCTTTAAATATGCGTTTTCAGATATTAAAAAAGGCATAGTTGGGGGATTGTTATTATCTATCTCTGAAGTTTTCAGTATTTTGTTCTCAGTATTCATGATTGCTACAGATGTTAGCTCAAACATTCCTAATTTTGAAATATTAACAAGTTTATTGACAGTAATGGCTGTTGGATTTTTAATAAGTTTGATAATTGGATTTATAATTGATGGGTATTATGTAAGGGTTATGAAAACTACAGTTGAAGGTTTCAACAACTTACCGGAATGGAATAATTTTGCCGATTTGTTTGTTAAAGGAATTCTATATGTTATTGGGTCTTTAATCTTGGCAGTTGTATTTTTAATAGTTCCAATTATATTATTATTTGTCAGTATATTATTAGCTACGCAAAGTAATTCAATTGGCTTAGCATTTTTGATAATATCCTTTGTAATATTTGGAATATTATTGATAGCGTTGATTTTTTACCTCCCACTCGCGGAAGTTAATTTTTCAGTTAAGGGATTTTTAGGATTTTTTGAATTCAAAAAAATATTCAAGCTAATGTCTGTAAAGTATGTATTATTAGTTATTGTTGTTACCATTATAGTATTAATAATAGGGCTTATAGCATCAGCCCCATTTATGCTTATGGAGATTCTAACAAACCCTAATGTTCCACATCATAATGCAGTAATACCACCCACGTTATTAGCTATTCAGTTAATTTCAGCGATAGTTTCTGGATTTATTGGATTTTTCATGTCATTGTTTTCAAAAAGAGCTATTGCATTGTATTATAAAGATAATATAGAAGAAGAAAAAGAAGAGTTAGAGAACTAG
- the vhuA gene encoding F420-non-reducing hydrogenase Vhu subunit A: MGKIVIEPLSRLEGHGKVTITLDENGKPKDVKLHITALRGFEQFVVGRPAEEVPRIVPRICGICQTAHHLASVKAVDAAWGVEIPEPAKKLRELMHIGNMIHSHALHFYFLAAPDFVLGVDADPAIRNVIGVIDKAPEAAKQAIALRKYGQKIVEAIGGKAIHPVTGIPGGQAKQLKEEERDELLKDADQMIEYAKNGIELIKQINEQYMEQIKTLGVIDTWYLGLVKGGKHNFYDDTLRFLSPDGKEKVDFKPAEYLDYIGEHVVSHNYVKYPFYKKAGYPDGIYRVGPLAMLNVCDSMETPLAEEYRKEFFDIFGFPANQSLAYHHARLIELVEACEKAKILLEDNDITSDDIKAEVEPKAGNGVGVVYAPRGVLIHNYETDENGIVVKANMIVATTHNVPTMEKAIQQAAQEIFK; this comes from the coding sequence ATGGGGAAAATAGTAATTGAGCCCCTATCAAGATTGGAAGGGCATGGTAAGGTAACCATTACCTTAGATGAAAATGGAAAGCCAAAGGATGTTAAGCTACATATAACAGCATTGAGAGGATTTGAGCAATTTGTTGTTGGTAGACCTGCTGAGGAAGTTCCAAGAATTGTTCCAAGAATTTGTGGTATTTGTCAGACAGCTCACCACTTAGCGAGTGTTAAAGCAGTTGATGCTGCTTGGGGTGTAGAGATTCCAGAACCTGCAAAAAAATTGAGAGAATTAATGCACATAGGAAACATGATTCACAGTCATGCTTTGCACTTCTACTTCTTGGCAGCACCTGACTTCGTCCTAGGAGTAGATGCGGATCCAGCAATAAGAAACGTTATAGGGGTTATAGACAAAGCACCTGAAGCTGCAAAGCAGGCAATTGCATTAAGAAAATATGGGCAGAAGATTGTTGAAGCAATTGGAGGAAAGGCAATTCACCCAGTTACTGGAATTCCTGGAGGGCAGGCAAAACAATTAAAAGAAGAAGAAAGAGATGAGCTGTTAAAAGATGCTGACCAGATGATTGAATATGCTAAAAATGGTATTGAATTAATAAAACAAATAAACGAACAATACATGGAACAAATAAAAACATTAGGAGTTATTGATACATGGTATTTAGGTCTAGTTAAAGGTGGAAAACACAACTTCTATGACGATACATTAAGATTCCTATCACCAGATGGAAAAGAAAAGGTTGATTTCAAACCTGCTGAATATTTAGACTACATAGGAGAGCATGTAGTTTCTCACAACTATGTAAAATATCCATTCTACAAAAAAGCTGGATACCCAGATGGTATTTACAGAGTAGGACCTTTAGCTATGCTAAACGTATGTGATTCAATGGAAACACCTTTAGCTGAAGAGTATAGAAAAGAATTCTTTGACATCTTCGGATTCCCAGCTAATCAATCATTAGCTTACCACCACGCAAGATTGATAGAGTTAGTTGAAGCTTGTGAAAAAGCTAAGATATTATTGGAAGATAATGACATAACATCAGACGATATTAAAGCAGAAGTTGAGCCAAAAGCTGGAAACGGTGTTGGAGTAGTTTACGCTCCAAGAGGGGTTTTAATCCACAACTATGAAACTGACGAAAATGGAATTGTTGTTAAAGCAAACATGATCGTTGCTACAACTCACAATGTCCCAACAATGGAAAAAGCTATTCAACAAGCTGCTCAGGAAATCTTTAAATAA
- a CDS encoding sugar phosphate isomerase/epimerase family protein: MRIGLSTLFFWEYPMVEIFDIFKDIGIKCMEFFPENPDFWDNRFDLDYITELRKEFLKFDVALHNPHIELNPSSLNPYVREAVIKETIWSIELAKFYRCEAVTVHPGRRPTNRPPTDEEYEAFFKYLDKSLEAAINKNITLCLENMPERINRIGWKPEEVEWILKRYDGILYMTLDFAHAKEYMDEFLERCIDYIKHTHISGVINRKDHFPLRESEIDFIPYVKALIDYGYKGMFNLELDDRRLRKNPATKEEKIDVVIKDIEFLESAV; the protein is encoded by the coding sequence ATGAGGATTGGTCTTTCAACGTTATTTTTTTGGGAATATCCCATGGTTGAGATATTTGATATATTTAAAGATATAGGGATTAAATGCATGGAATTTTTTCCTGAAAACCCTGATTTTTGGGATAATAGATTTGATTTAGATTATATTACAGAGCTTAGAAAGGAGTTTTTAAAATTTGACGTTGCTTTACATAACCCACATATAGAGTTAAATCCATCTTCATTAAATCCTTATGTTAGAGAGGCTGTCATAAAAGAGACAATTTGGAGTATTGAGTTAGCTAAATTTTATAGGTGTGAGGCAGTAACTGTGCATCCCGGAAGGAGACCTACAAATAGACCACCAACAGATGAGGAATATGAGGCATTTTTTAAATATTTGGACAAATCATTAGAAGCTGCTATTAACAAAAATATAACACTATGCTTAGAAAACATGCCTGAAAGAATTAATAGAATTGGTTGGAAGCCTGAAGAGGTGGAGTGGATTTTAAAAAGATATGATGGAATTTTATACATGACTCTGGACTTTGCACATGCTAAGGAATATATGGATGAATTTTTGGAGAGATGTATTGACTATATAAAACACACCCACATTTCTGGAGTGATTAATAGAAAAGACCATTTTCCATTAAGAGAATCAGAAATTGACTTCATCCCTTATGTAAAGGCACTTATAGATTATGGATACAAAGGAATGTTCAACTTAGAGCTTGATGATAGGAGATTAAGGAAAAATCCGGCTACAAAAGAGGAAAAAATAGATGTAGTGATAAAAGATATTGAATTTTTAGAAAGTGCTGTTTAG
- a CDS encoding formylmethanofuran dehydrogenase subunit B, translating into MVKVIRNVVCPFCGTLCDDLEILVENNHIVGTRHACRIGNAKFMHFEGAVRYTEPLMRENKKDDFKKVDYETAIEETARLLTEASLPLIYGWSATECHAHMYGIELAELVGAVIDNTASVUHGPSVLALQDVGYPVCTLGEVKNRADVIIYWGSNPMHAHPRHMSRYTTFARGFFRERGREDRTLIVVDPRETDTAKLADIHLQVEPHKDYELISAMRAVLKGFELQVDKVAGVPAELIYEAVDICKNAQFGELFFAMGMTMTRGKHRNIDNAIQFVIDLNAYTKFTLTPMRGHYNVNGFNQVCTWVTGYPFAVDFSRGYPRYNPGETSANDLLQRGETDMMLNIASDPGAHFPQKAVQHMAKIPLVCIDPHETPTTQLANIIIPPAIAGVEVEGTAYRMDGVPIKLKKVIDPPEGVLPDREILKILIKKVKEMM; encoded by the coding sequence ATGGTAAAAGTTATTAGGAATGTAGTTTGCCCATTCTGTGGGACATTATGTGATGATTTAGAGATTTTAGTTGAAAATAACCACATAGTTGGAACAAGACATGCTTGTAGAATTGGAAACGCAAAGTTCATGCACTTTGAAGGAGCGGTTAGATATACTGAACCTTTAATGAGAGAGAATAAGAAAGATGATTTCAAAAAAGTTGATTATGAAACAGCAATTGAAGAGACAGCAAGATTATTAACCGAAGCTTCATTACCTCTAATCTACGGATGGAGTGCTACTGAATGCCATGCACACATGTATGGGATTGAGTTGGCTGAGCTCGTTGGGGCAGTTATTGACAACACCGCAAGTGTTTGACACGGGCCTTCTGTCTTGGCTTTGCAGGATGTAGGATACCCCGTCTGTACTTTAGGAGAAGTCAAAAACAGAGCTGACGTTATAATATACTGGGGTTCAAACCCAATGCACGCCCACCCAAGGCATATGAGTAGATATACAACATTCGCAAGAGGTTTCTTCAGGGAGAGGGGTAGAGAAGATAGAACTTTAATTGTTGTCGATCCAAGAGAGACCGATACCGCAAAATTGGCTGATATTCACTTGCAAGTTGAACCTCACAAGGATTATGAGTTAATTAGTGCGATGAGGGCTGTATTAAAAGGCTTCGAATTACAAGTAGATAAAGTTGCTGGAGTTCCAGCAGAGTTGATATATGAGGCAGTAGATATTTGTAAAAACGCTCAGTTTGGAGAATTGTTCTTCGCTATGGGAATGACAATGACAAGAGGTAAGCACAGAAACATCGACAACGCTATCCAGTTTGTTATTGATTTAAACGCATACACAAAATTCACACTAACACCAATGAGAGGACACTACAACGTTAATGGATTCAACCAGGTATGTACATGGGTTACAGGTTATCCATTTGCAGTTGACTTCTCAAGAGGTTATCCAAGATACAACCCAGGAGAAACATCAGCTAACGACTTACTGCAGAGAGGAGAAACCGACATGATGTTAAACATAGCTTCAGACCCTGGAGCACACTTCCCACAAAAGGCAGTTCAGCACATGGCAAAGATACCATTAGTTTGTATAGATCCACACGAAACACCAACAACACAGTTGGCAAATATCATTATCCCTCCAGCAATTGCTGGAGTTGAGGTTGAGGGAACTGCTTATAGAATGGATGGAGTCCCAATTAAGTTGAAAAAGGTTATCGACCCACCAGAAGGAGTCTTACCAGACAGAGAGATATTGAAGATACTCATTAAGAAAGTTAAAGAGATGATGTAA
- the vhuD gene encoding F420-non-reducing hydrogenase iron-sulfur subunit VhuD, which produces MEPVIIAFCCYQUGYGAADLAGTSRMQYPATVRVVRLPCTGKFDVTYALRAFQKGADAVMVVGUKKGECAYETGNLKAEERVRFAKQLLDELGIGGDRIEMYFMTAAEADKFVSAVNEMTEKLQKLGPNPLKAQ; this is translated from the coding sequence ATGGAACCAGTAATAATCGCTTTCTGCTGTTATCAATGAGGTTATGGGGCTGCTGACTTAGCAGGGACAAGTAGAATGCAATACCCTGCAACCGTAAGAGTCGTCAGGCTCCCTTGCACTGGTAAATTTGATGTTACCTATGCTTTAAGAGCTTTCCAAAAGGGAGCCGACGCGGTTATGGTTGTAGGGTGAAAGAAAGGAGAATGCGCTTACGAAACAGGTAACTTGAAGGCTGAGGAGAGGGTTAGGTTCGCTAAACAATTATTAGATGAATTGGGAATCGGCGGAGACAGAATTGAAATGTACTTCATGACAGCTGCTGAAGCTGATAAGTTTGTCTCCGCCGTTAATGAAATGACCGAAAAACTCCAAAAACTCGGACCTAACCCTCTCAAAGCTCAGTAA